From Triticum urartu cultivar G1812 chromosome 2, Tu2.1, whole genome shotgun sequence, a single genomic window includes:
- the LOC125533812 gene encoding E3 ubiquitin-protein ligase EL5-like — translation MTFPLVCYCNAVPRPIAAVFRFLHATALAFVLILCLLGLYEFPYTPEEHAALISGPRRRPNRDGALPETVKRRLPPVEFAAHLAERSRSSTSKRPGRHEDEEEDDGGDASTCRVCLERLEPTDEVRPLGNCAHAFHRGCIDRWIDVGEATCPLCRSSLLPRQRGGLLASARARFSG, via the coding sequence ATGACCTTCCCGCTGGTGTGCTACTGCAACGCGGTGCCCCGGCCTATCGCCGCCGTGTTCAGGTTCCTCCACGCCACCGCGCTGGCCTTCGTGCTCATCCTCTGCCTCCTCGGCCTCTACGAGTTCCCCTACACCCCCGAGGAGCACGCGGCGCTCATCAGCGGCCCTCGCCGCCGTCCCAACCGGGACGGCGCGCTTCCGGAGACGGTGAAGCGGCGGCTGCCCCCCGTCGAGTTCGCCGCGCACCTGGCGGAGCGGTCCCGATCGTCGACGTCTAAGAGGCCGGGTCGCcacgaggacgaggaggaggacgacggcgGCGACGCGAGCACGTGCAGGGTGTGCCTGGAGCGGCTGGAGCCGACGGACGAGGTGCGGCCGCTGGGCAACTGCGCCCACGCCTTCCACAGAGGCTGCATCGACCGGTGGATCGACGTCGGCGAGGCGACGTGCCCGCTGTGCCGGTCCAGCCTGCTGCCTCGTCAGCGCGGGGGGCTGCTCGCCAGTGCCAGGGCCCGGTTCAGCGGCTAG